A single bacterium DNA region contains:
- a CDS encoding adenine deaminase C-terminal domain-containing protein, which translates to ADGEVLGTVPLPIAGLMSDRPMAEVKEQVDRLTEIVQEMGVTNPEPFMALSFMALPVIPKLKLTDRGLVDVDRFDFVDLFADG; encoded by the coding sequence TCGCCGACGGGGAGGTTCTGGGGACGGTCCCGCTTCCGATCGCCGGTTTGATGAGCGACCGGCCCATGGCCGAAGTCAAGGAGCAGGTGGATCGGCTCACCGAGATCGTCCAGGAGATGGGGGTCACCAACCCGGAGCCGTTCATGGCGCTCTCGTTTATGGCCCTCCCCGTGATTCCCAAACTCAAACTTACCGACCGCGGTCTGGTCGACGTGGATCGGTTCGATTTCGTGGATCTTTTCGCCGACGGATAA